A segment of the Salminus brasiliensis chromosome 1, fSalBra1.hap2, whole genome shotgun sequence genome:
ATTCATTTGACTCATTCCAAATATCCACCTTAGTTAATAGGTGAATTGTaaagtactatggtctccatattgacttgtgtctaaacttagaggtttCTTTGAATTTGTAgtttattcaaactagctgaggtttttcttgagtaaatagcaaagcatttttgtaagtcgctccggataagagcttctgctaaatgcagtaaatgtaaatgtacataaaaGGGTTAGTTGAAACTCAGAAACTCATGTTATCAATATTTAATGCtcaaatattttttacagtgtggttTATTGTGGTTAGTGCTTTGATCAGAACCATATAATCTCAGttaaactcaacaaatgtgAGAATTTCCTGATAGTATGAATTTAACTTTTATATGAAATTAACATAATTTAAATATTGGtgcatataaatattatatgttTCAATGTGATTGTATAACATAGTGTAACAGAGTTCACTAGTTTTGGTGAGAACTGTGTTTGTCTCAGTGTAGTCAGTGAATCTTTTAAACTACTCTGAACCACAGTGATTCCTGGCTTTTCCCCCAACTGTTATCACTTACAAACAACTCAGTCAGTCTGTattgctttgcatgtaattAGCAATTAGTAATCCTTAGGTCATAAAACTCAGGAAGGACAAAGGGGTTAACTGTTTAGACATTTTTATAATATGTTTGCTAATTTGCTGAATGAAGAGTCAAATGATTTCtcagaaatatttatttttaaatcttaAAGCATCTCAGTTGTTATGTTGAGCTTCAGTTGACACCCTTGCCTTCTATGAGGGTTCTGGAGCAGTCTTAATAGCTGGCCATTGTGTCAGCAATCCAGGTGGTGAACATGCAGACCTGGAGGAAAAACAAGTTGTTTACAGAAAAAACTCTCAATTCTTTAGGCTCATTTTAAAGAACTGCATTTAACAACTTGAACTGCAGCTTATGAGACATATTATTAGTAAGTTAATTGACTGGGTAAAAGGGTAAAGATATATTTAGCAGATCATAAGATTTGGCTTTACCTTGGCGTAGACACCAGGGTGGTTCTGCTCTGCACAGCCATAGCCCCAGGACACAACACCCTGAAGTTCACTGTTGCACACTACAGGGCCACCAGAGTCAccctgagagagaaagatgaaaaCCTTCTAATTGCAGTGCCATTATACTCAACCTACAACCAACGATTGCaggttttcttattttcaaAAATGGTATAGTGTTCCCATGTTCAGTTGTACCTGGCAAGAGTCCTTGCCTCCCTCCAGGTAGCCAGCACAGAACATGGTGTTTGTGATCATGCCAGGGTAGGAGTTTTCACAGTCGGTGGTGGACAGGATGGGGATTTCCAGACACTGCAGCTTGTTGCGGTCAGCAGCTACATGGAAATACAGTGATAACAGAGGGGAGAAAGATGCTTGTGAGCAGAAACTGCAGAGAACTGCTAAGTACAAACTTCAGGGACTGGCTGACCTTTTCCCACAATCTTATACTCACTGGAGCTCATGGTGTTTCCCCAGCCAGAGACTGTGCACATGGTGCCAGCAGAAGCACAGCTCTTGGGCAGGGACACAGGGTTCACATACCCATTCAAGCTGGCAGGCTGTCTCAGCTTGATCAGCATAATGTCACTGTCAAGAGTCCAGGAGTTGTAGTTGGGGTTTCTAATGACGCGAGAAGATGAGATGAACTGCTCAGTACCCTCGTTAACCTGGATGTTGTGCTCACCCAAACGGACTTCAATTTGACTAGAGGGAAGCAAAAATGTGGCGTTAGACTGAActttaatcaatcaataaataaataagtacaaATTCATAACGACTGCTTGACTAATCATTAGTTATATGACTTACGATTTGTAGCAGTGAGCAGCAGACACAACCCAGTTCTCGCTCACCAGAGAGCCACCACAGAAGTGATAGCCAACGTTCAGAGACACCTGCCAGGGCTTGGAGTAGGGTGTACACTCATAACCTCCAACAATCTTGTCATCCTCCAGAGCGACTGCACAGAAAAACAAGCAAGTCTGGAGTCAGAAGTGTGGGAATATACAACTGGGGTTTCCCAAACAGAACATTTTTGAAGATGCCATTAGTAAACAGATGCCATACTCACAAGCAGCTCCAAGGAGCACAAGGAAGACAAGTGACCTCATAGTGGCTGTATGATGCAAGAGTTTCAAAAGGTTCATGATTCCTCCCTTTTATTCACAAGCCACAGCTTGCCACGCCCTTGTGATATGCCACTGGTCCAAAAAAAGCTATTTTCAGAGAACTTTCCACTAAAGATGATAATGATGCACCTGTTATTCTCACACACTTCATTATTTGCTGAACATTTCTTACAGGTGGCTCATTTAACTGGTACATGACTGATTTTCAGCATAAACCTATTAACATGACATTTTATTACAACTAGACTAAACATTTTGAACTACATTTCCCCCATTAAAATTCAGCTTGAATCTTTCCAATCCATTGTGCATTTTAAGATGTGTTCAGGGTCATTATCCTGCAGTAGAAGCTGCTCAGGTGTTCgtttaatgtaattctgtactgtattttcctaaaaaaaatattattgataattatggccaaaattgtaactttattttaactttattaGTCCACATACCTTTGAAAGCATCTATTACCATAGATGCAGGAaaatgttttcttctgatgacttcCTTAAAGTTAAACCAGGGGCTTGTGTATGTAAAATGTTAAGAATACTTAAATATATGGAGTAAGGGTGGAGGTAATAGTGCAGGCAACAAACAAAAGTTCAATGAGCAAAGCTAACTGAGCAGACATGGGACTAAATCAGAAAGACATAGACTAAtctaagataaaaaaaaaacagagagtcaaccaacaaagtaaacaaatgtaaaagtGCAAAAACAGAAATCAGATAACAGTAGAAGAAACAGTGATCAGTACACAATATGGCAAACAAGGAAAACACTGGTTATGGAGGGAGAACATGGTGGTATGGCAGTATCCCATCCCCCCTGCCCCCCAAAGTGCTAAGGACAGCCGAGAGATAAGAGGGTGACCATGACAATGCAGTTTGTGGGCATTTGGGGAAATGGAATAAACCTCATTTAGAAAAACGATTCAGTGAGTGTAACAGTATTTCATTGTGACACAGGTAAATCAGTGATCAAATCCATAGTGATTTGAGCTCAGGGATGAGATGGTATAGACACTGGCATGAGCTTATCACCAGCTTATCACCAGGATGGGTACAATGGGTCTTACATTAAGAATAGAGGGAACATGAGGCAACAAACTGATGAATGTCTGCAAGCATACTGACCCACCAGTAATTACTAGATGCTGATAAGTACGAGATTAAAaggcacatatttgtcactgtacagtgtctgcaaaatgtgtcctctgcatttaacccatctggtagtgaacacacacagagcggtgggcagccaactccagcgcccggggagcagagagggtaaagggccttgctcaagggcccaacagtggcagcttgccgagcccgggaatcaaacccacaaccctgttctcgatatcccggcactctaaccgctgagccaccactgccccttaccTGAGGGTTACCTGAGGTAAGTGAGGAACAGGCCCAGGTAATCAACCGATCACTAAAAGATAAGGGAACAAACTTATTTGAGGGACGCTGTTCTGATGGTGTAGACTGTTCATTAAGTTAATCTATGTCCACATCAATGTCTCATCTAATGGGAGCAAGAACCACAATGGGTGGCTTCACTGCTAGAAGTTCACTTTCATCTATTCCATAGTTTCTCTCTGCAGGGGTTTACTTATATGATACTGCAATATTGAGATAAGACAGCTGTAAGTCTGGAAGTCACAATTTTCACCTTTAACAAACATCTGATTCTCCAGCAAACAGGTTAATACTTGACATACATGTTGAATATATGTGTTAAGATCAGGAGAGTACATTAAAATGTCGTCAGTGTAAGCAATAATAAATCGACCTAACTAATCTCTAAAGGTCCGTTCCATGGATGAATGCTTGGAAAACGGATGGGGCATTACACAATCCAATTTACATGACTATGTACTCATAGTGCCCCCCAGTGGTGAGAAATGCAGTCTTCCATTTGTCCCCCTTTCTTGACCCTGATGAGAGTGTAAGCACTCCAAAGGTTTAACTTAGTGTAGGTGATGGCCCCACAGAGTTTCTCCAAAGCGACAGGAACTAATTGTAAGGGGTTTGAGTAGGATTTGGTTATTTGGTTCAAACATCAGTAGTCTTTAAACGGCCCTAAACCACTGTGCAATTGAAACTGCAGCAAGTTGTGTAGCTCATTCTGGAATATTTAGCTGTGCCAAGTCTACACAAGTCATGTCCTGATACGTCCCCAATAACACAGGCGAAACAAGAACACATCAGGATATTTggactgtacttggctagatgtgaacttttttaaatgaaacagtacttgggctgcaactgatgaCGTTTCACAAGAACCCTGGAACACAAGCACAGGCAAGGATGCAGATACAGAATCGGCCAGAGTCTCCTGTTTTGTtggcttttatatatataatacatgctCAGAGTGGTAGGCAGATTTTTAGAGGACCCTGTTGCTGATTGTTAAAATAAGGTTTCAGAGTAACTGGAACCTCCGGGGTGACCAGAGGTAAGGGAGGAATGGGCCCAGGCAATGGCCAAATGTTTCCATGCCACAGGATATGAAGCGTTTTATTCCAATATGCTGTTCATTCATTTGAAACAATTCTGGATATGAAAAAAGATGATGTATTCACTGTCAGTCAGTTTCAAACAGTTCAACTGTTTAGAATTTTTTGAAATAGGATTGATAAACAAAGAGTCGAATGATAgacttttattcattttaagaatatttattttttctttcaaaGCATCTCAGTTGTTATGTTGAGCTTCGGTTGATGGTGTTGCCTTCTATGAGGGTTCTGGAGCAATTTTAATAGCTGGCCATTGTGTTAGCAATCCAGGTGGTAAACATGCAGACCTAGAGGAAGAAAAAGTTGTTAAAAGAAAATTCTTTAGGCTCTAGATTTTATAGAACTGCATTTATCAACAGGAACTGCAGCGTATCAGGCATATCAtcttgtttatttacttatgtaataaaaaaaacattttggagcatttctatgaaTATGTTTGTCATGCAATTTTGACAAAATACAAATAGACAGTGGATAGATGTGACAGTGACATATATTTCATTTGTAATCCATATTATACATGCTATAGATAGACGATTTGGCTTTACCTTGGCGTAGACACCAGGGTGGTTCTGCTCGGCACAGCCGTAGCCCCAGGACACAACGCCTTGCAGTTCATCATTGCACACTACAGGGCCACCAGAGTCACCCTGAGAAAGAAAggaatgttctttttttcttatttccaCATATTAATTTCTTAATTCATGTTCAGTGTCCCTGTTCAGCGCACCTGGCAAGAGTCCTTGCCTCCCTCCAGGTAGCCAGCACAGAACATGGTGTTTGTGATCATGCCAGGGTAGGAGTTTTCACAGTCGGTGGTGGACAGGATGGGGATTTCCAGACACTGCAGCTTGTTGCGGTCAGCAGCTACATGGGAATACAGTGATAACAGAGGGGAGAAAGATGCTTGTGAGCAGAAACTGCAGAGAACTGCTAAGTACAAACTTCAGGGACTGGCTGACCTTTTCCCACAATCTTATACTCACTGGAGCTCATGGTGTTTCCCCAGCCAGAGACTGTGCACATGGTGCCAGCAGAAGCACAGCTCTTGGGCAGGGACACAGGGTTCACATACCCATTCAAGCTGGCAGGCTGTCTCAGCCTGATCAGCATAATGTCACTGTCAAGAGTCCAGGAGCTGTAGTTGGGGTTTCTAATGACGCGAGAAGATGAGATGAACTGCTCAGTACCCTCGTTAACCTGGATGTTGTGCTCTCCCAAACGGACTTCAATTTGACTAGAGGGAAGCAAAAATGTGGCGTTAGACTAAActttaatcaatcaataaataaataagtacaaATTCATAACGACTGCTTGACTAATCATTAGTTATTTGACTTACGATTTGTAGCAGTGAGCAGCAGACACAACCCAGTTCTCGCTCACCAGAGAGCCACCACAGAAGTGATAGCCAACGTTCAGAGACACCTGCCAGGGCTTGGAGTAGGGTGTACACTCATAACCTCCAACAATCTTGTCATCCTCCAGAGCGACTGCACAGAAAAACACAATTTTGAGAAATCACAGTCTGCATTGGTTTGAGATTCTGTTGATAATAATTTGCCTTTATTGTCAGAAATTTCTAGTACAATGAAATCCTTCTCTTTTGCATTCCCCAGCTTAGACAGCCAGGATCAGTCATGTGACAGTACCCTCAGAGCAGAAAGGttaggggccttgctcaagtgcccaacagtggcccaATAGTAGCGGACCTGGGAATCAAGCTCACAACCCTGGGATCAACCCAGCCTTCTAAatactgagccaccactgccagttTATACAGGAGTGCAAGATATTGTCCTACAACACAATATTTCTTGGATGCCATAGTGGTGGTATCTGATGTGGTAAATAGATGCAATACTCACAAGCAGCTCCAAGGAGCACAAGGAAGACAAGTGACCTCATAGTGGCTGAATGATGCTGTTTCATGAGAGTTCACAAAACCTCCCTTTTATATACAAGCCACAGCTTGTCACGCAAGCTTTTTTCCAGATAACCTTCTACTAAAAATGATAACGATGCAACTGTTATTTTCACACACTTCTTTAT
Coding sequences within it:
- the LOC140565688 gene encoding trypsin-2-like, which translates into the protein MRSLVFLVLLGAAFALEDDKIVGGYECTPYSKPWQVSLNVGYHFCGGSLVSENWVVSAAHCYKSQIEVRLGEHNIQVNEGTEQFISSSRVIRNPNYSSWTLDSDIMLIRLRQPASLNGYVNPVSLPKSCASAGTMCTVSGWGNTMSSTADRNKLQCLEIPILSTTDCENSYPGMITNTMFCAGYLEGGKDSCQGDSGGPVVCNDELQGVVSWGYGCAEQNHPGVYAKVCMFTTWIANTMASY